A genomic stretch from Thermomonospora umbrina includes:
- the tsaD gene encoding tRNA (adenosine(37)-N6)-threonylcarbamoyltransferase complex transferase subunit TsaD codes for MIRDSEPLVLGIETSCDETGVGVVRGTTLLADAIASSVDEHARFGGVVPEVASRAHLEAMTPTVERALLEAGVAFDDVDAIAVTAGPGLAGALLVGVAAAKAYALALGKPLYGVNHLAAHVAVDQLEHGPLPKPCVAMLVSGGHSSLLLVPDVATDVRPLGATVDDAAGEAFDKVARVLGLGFPGGPVIDRMARDGASAAIAFPRGKYDDGTLDFSFSGLKTAVARWVEARERSGEPVPVADVAASFQEAVVDVLTRKALAACREHGVKDLLVGGGVAANSRLRALAAERCEAAGVRLRVPRPGLCTDNGAMVAALGAELVASGAVPSELDLPADSALPVTTIRL; via the coding sequence ATGATCCGTGACTCCGAGCCCCTGGTCCTGGGCATCGAGACGTCCTGCGACGAGACCGGCGTCGGCGTCGTGCGGGGCACCACCCTGCTGGCCGACGCGATCGCCTCCAGCGTGGACGAGCACGCCAGGTTCGGCGGCGTGGTGCCCGAGGTGGCCTCCCGCGCCCACCTGGAGGCCATGACCCCCACCGTGGAACGGGCCCTGCTGGAGGCCGGGGTGGCGTTCGACGACGTCGACGCCATCGCGGTGACCGCCGGCCCCGGTCTGGCGGGGGCCCTGCTGGTCGGGGTGGCCGCCGCCAAGGCGTACGCGCTGGCGCTCGGCAAGCCGCTGTACGGGGTCAACCACCTGGCCGCCCACGTGGCCGTCGACCAGCTCGAACACGGCCCGCTGCCCAAGCCCTGCGTGGCCATGCTGGTCTCGGGCGGGCACTCCTCGCTGCTGCTCGTCCCCGACGTCGCCACCGACGTGCGCCCGCTGGGGGCCACCGTGGACGACGCCGCCGGCGAGGCGTTCGACAAGGTCGCCCGGGTGTTGGGGCTGGGCTTCCCCGGCGGCCCGGTGATCGACCGGATGGCCCGCGACGGCGCGTCCGCCGCGATCGCCTTCCCGCGCGGCAAGTACGACGACGGCACCCTGGACTTCTCGTTCTCCGGCCTGAAGACGGCGGTGGCGCGCTGGGTGGAGGCCCGGGAGCGGTCGGGCGAGCCGGTCCCGGTCGCCGACGTGGCCGCCTCGTTCCAGGAGGCCGTGGTGGACGTGCTGACCCGCAAGGCGCTGGCCGCCTGCCGCGAGCACGGCGTCAAGGACCTGCTGGTCGGCGGGGGCGTGGCCGCCAACTCGCGCCTGCGCGCCCTGGCCGCCGAACGCTGCGAGGCCGCCGGGGTCCGCCTGCGGGTGCCGCGCCCCGGCCTGTGCACCGACAACGGGGCCATGGTCGCCGCCCTAGGGGCCGAACTCGTCGCGTCCGGCGCCGTCCCGTCGGAGCTGGACCTGCCGGCCGACTCCGCCCTCCCGGTCACGACGATCAGGCTCTAG
- a CDS encoding phosphotransferase family protein has product MDLVTRSQASAAAVEAHGRPLEAETLRWVEQCLGPGAVVKMVRPLAGGVSHVNHTLLVETGSGSLLRLVLRRWADRDRSLSEAEFSPEREIAALALLASCELPTPGLVAADPAGAYCGAPALLIERLIGHPPRPGPGDLPEYLIQLAAALLDVHGLHGAATMPPYVPRNRLDVRLPPRHAIRPSLWERAFDLAARPAPEAAPRFIHRDYQPDNTLWSYGRLTGVVDWSSASYGPPAIDIAQMRWSLALRYGTAAADRFLEKFDQVSGGYSHDPYWDLHSVLDLLPEGPDRVLDEAHVPLLEDYLAGVLARLGTPTH; this is encoded by the coding sequence ATGGACCTCGTGACCCGATCTCAGGCATCCGCAGCGGCGGTGGAGGCGCACGGCCGGCCCCTCGAGGCCGAGACCCTGCGCTGGGTCGAGCAGTGCCTCGGCCCGGGCGCCGTGGTCAAGATGGTCCGCCCGCTGGCCGGCGGGGTCTCGCACGTCAACCACACGCTGCTGGTGGAGACCGGGTCGGGCAGCCTGCTGCGGCTGGTGCTGCGCCGCTGGGCCGACCGCGACCGGTCGCTCAGCGAGGCCGAGTTCTCCCCCGAGCGGGAGATCGCCGCGCTGGCGCTGCTGGCGAGCTGCGAGCTGCCCACCCCGGGTCTGGTGGCGGCCGACCCGGCGGGGGCCTACTGCGGGGCTCCCGCGCTGCTCATCGAGCGCCTGATCGGTCACCCACCGCGTCCCGGCCCCGGAGACCTGCCCGAGTACCTCATCCAGCTCGCCGCCGCACTCTTGGACGTGCACGGCCTGCACGGCGCCGCCACGATGCCGCCGTACGTCCCCCGCAACCGGCTGGACGTGCGTCTGCCGCCACGCCACGCGATCCGTCCGTCCCTGTGGGAACGCGCCTTCGACCTGGCCGCGCGCCCGGCCCCGGAGGCCGCCCCGCGGTTCATCCACCGCGACTACCAGCCCGACAACACCCTGTGGTCGTACGGGCGGCTCACCGGCGTCGTCGACTGGTCCAGCGCCTCGTACGGCCCACCCGCCATCGACATCGCCCAGATGCGCTGGAGCCTCGCCCTCCGGTACGGGACGGCCGCCGCCGACCGCTTCCTGGAGAAGTTCGACCAGGTCTCCGGTGGCTACTCGCACGACCCGTACTGGGACCTGCACAGCGTCCTGGACCTGCTGCCCGAGGGCCCCGACCGCGTCCTCGACGAGGCCCACGTCCCCCTCCTCGAGGACTACCTCGCCGGCGTCCTCGCCCGCCTGGGCACCCCCACCCACTGA
- a CDS encoding apolipoprotein A1/A4/E domain-containing protein → MEKNHNFLQTGGQPVSDRMRELLARAAQDHVFEARSQGQVLDELRQRLEGMEWLLREVRERELSGLTGQLDGVRGQVDGLSSTPPQWAEGLAAHIDAVAERVKPVAELPALWADVGVMAEHVDEGLSRIQVMMDTAQHITDATQQSAQRMDDMSRRLDKLQGSMEAASVRFNRLDKALAELGHRGEKLEHSIGQITARVDRSFAETAERVENGLDAVNGRVEGIGGRLDGLDGRLEGVAGRMEGVDDRFESLYQRIGQLPAVLEMAEVHRRLTELAQRPVLDQTHRFDALEKRLDDAVDPLVEELRARPDREEVKEAMSIIADAASNHVAQRMEEFSRRFETVNDEARRRIEVIHEEVTRRVDAALEEFTTQVDIVSRRVESVHEDVTKQVESVHTEVSKHMNNVHEDVTRRMDGVRDDVTRHVGGAVQGAHEEFARQVDVVHQEFSRRTDVVQFELGKRFDGVSDEVGRKVDHVHEDVAKQVSAVHEDVLRRLATLEETMLALAEALLRPRREGKE, encoded by the coding sequence GTGGAAAAGAATCACAACTTCCTGCAGACGGGGGGTCAGCCGGTCTCCGACCGGATGCGGGAGTTGCTCGCCCGGGCGGCGCAGGACCATGTGTTCGAGGCACGTTCACAGGGTCAGGTCCTGGACGAGCTCCGACAGCGCCTGGAAGGCATGGAGTGGCTGCTGCGCGAGGTCCGGGAGCGCGAGCTCAGCGGGCTGACCGGTCAACTCGACGGGGTGCGCGGGCAGGTCGACGGGCTGTCGAGCACGCCTCCGCAGTGGGCCGAGGGCCTGGCCGCCCACATCGACGCGGTCGCTGAGCGGGTCAAGCCGGTCGCCGAGCTGCCCGCGCTGTGGGCCGACGTCGGGGTCATGGCCGAGCACGTCGACGAGGGCCTGTCCCGCATCCAGGTGATGATGGACACCGCCCAGCACATCACCGACGCCACCCAGCAGTCCGCGCAGCGCATGGACGACATGTCCCGGCGGCTGGACAAGCTCCAGGGCAGCATGGAGGCCGCCTCGGTCCGCTTCAACCGGCTCGACAAGGCGCTGGCCGAGCTCGGGCACCGGGGGGAGAAGCTGGAGCACTCCATCGGCCAGATCACCGCGCGGGTCGACCGCTCGTTCGCCGAGACGGCCGAGCGGGTGGAGAACGGCCTCGACGCGGTCAACGGCCGGGTCGAGGGCATCGGCGGGCGGCTGGACGGCCTGGACGGCCGGCTGGAGGGCGTGGCCGGGCGGATGGAGGGCGTGGACGACCGGTTCGAGTCCCTCTACCAGCGGATCGGGCAGTTGCCCGCGGTGCTGGAGATGGCCGAGGTGCACCGCCGGCTGACCGAGCTGGCGCAGCGCCCCGTGCTGGACCAGACCCACCGCTTCGACGCCCTGGAGAAGCGCCTGGACGACGCGGTGGACCCGCTGGTCGAGGAGCTGCGGGCGCGACCGGACCGCGAGGAGGTCAAGGAGGCGATGTCGATCATCGCCGACGCGGCCTCCAACCACGTGGCCCAGCGGATGGAGGAGTTCTCCCGCCGTTTCGAGACCGTCAACGACGAGGCCCGTCGCCGGATCGAGGTGATCCACGAGGAGGTCACCCGTCGGGTCGACGCGGCCCTGGAGGAGTTCACCACCCAGGTCGACATCGTCTCCCGCCGGGTGGAGTCGGTGCACGAGGACGTCACCAAGCAGGTCGAGTCGGTGCACACCGAGGTCAGCAAGCACATGAACAACGTCCACGAGGACGTGACCCGGCGCATGGACGGCGTCCGCGACGACGTGACCCGTCATGTCGGCGGCGCCGTACAGGGCGCCCACGAGGAGTTCGCGAGGCAGGTCGACGTGGTCCATCAGGAGTTCTCCCGGCGCACCGACGTGGTGCAGTTCGAGCTGGGCAAGCGGTTCGACGGCGTCAGCGACGAGGTCGGGCGCAAGGTCGACCACGTCCACGAGGACGTCGCCAAGCAGGTGAGCGCGGTCCACGAGGACGTGCTGCGCCGGCTGGCGACGTTGGAGGAGACGATGCTCGCGCTGGCCGAGGCGCTGCTGCGGCCGCGGCGCGAGGGCAAGGAGTGA
- a CDS encoding class I SAM-dependent methyltransferase, producing the protein MDLEGFEELLGAVGQAVLVEAAGADVGEAGLLRTASRLRERWPAGLVAAALTQVRLRERAREKFGDDAARMYFTPAGLEQATRGPVAAYRAERFARTLTGGGRVLELGCGIGADLVARGRAGVPGVGVELDPLTAAVARANVEALGLRDVASVRRGDATLEEPEGFAAVFADPGRRTARGRVFDPRAYEPPLDAVLELAGRVPAGCVKVAPGIPHEAVPAGAEAEWISVAGDVKEAALWVGDLAGAVRRRATLLDGRGRVRTLVPDDALGPPPVRPWGRYLYEPDGAVIRAHLVAEVAAAVGGWLADEHIAYVTGDTPVDTPFASAYEIDEVMPFSLKRLRAELRRREVGVLTIKKRGSAVDVDRLRRDLGFAGKGRRHGGTELTVVLTRVGRAPTALLARPKDLPLSEERQAHI; encoded by the coding sequence GTGGATCTGGAGGGGTTCGAGGAGCTGTTGGGCGCGGTGGGGCAGGCGGTGCTCGTCGAGGCCGCCGGGGCGGATGTCGGGGAGGCGGGGCTGCTGCGGACGGCGTCCCGGTTGCGGGAGCGGTGGCCGGCGGGGCTGGTGGCGGCGGCGCTGACGCAGGTGCGGTTGCGGGAGCGGGCGCGGGAGAAGTTCGGGGACGACGCGGCGCGGATGTACTTCACGCCGGCTGGATTGGAGCAGGCGACGCGGGGCCCCGTCGCGGCGTATCGGGCGGAACGTTTTGCTCGAACTTTGACGGGCGGCGGCCGGGTGCTGGAGCTCGGGTGCGGGATCGGGGCCGATCTGGTCGCGCGGGGGCGTGCGGGCGTCCCGGGCGTGGGCGTGGAACTCGATCCGCTCACGGCTGCGGTGGCGCGGGCCAATGTGGAGGCGTTGGGGCTGCGCGACGTGGCGTCGGTGCGGCGGGGGGACGCGACGTTGGAGGAACCCGAGGGGTTCGCGGCCGTCTTCGCCGATCCGGGGCGGCGGACGGCGCGGGGGCGGGTGTTCGACCCCCGGGCGTACGAGCCGCCGCTCGACGCGGTGTTGGAGTTGGCCGGGCGGGTGCCGGCCGGGTGTGTCAAGGTGGCGCCGGGCATCCCCCACGAGGCCGTCCCGGCGGGTGCGGAGGCGGAATGGATCTCCGTGGCGGGGGACGTCAAGGAGGCCGCGCTGTGGGTCGGTGATCTCGCGGGGGCCGTTCGGCGGCGGGCGACGCTGTTGGACGGGCGAGGTCGGGTGCGGACGCTGGTCCCCGACGACGCGCTGGGCCCGCCGCCGGTCCGGCCCTGGGGGCGCTACCTGTACGAGCCGGACGGGGCGGTGATCCGGGCGCATCTCGTCGCCGAGGTCGCGGCAGCGGTCGGGGGCTGGCTGGCGGACGAGCACATCGCCTACGTCACCGGCGACACCCCGGTCGACACGCCGTTCGCCTCCGCCTACGAGATCGACGAGGTCATGCCGTTCTCGCTCAAGCGGCTGCGGGCGGAGCTGCGGCGTCGGGAGGTCGGCGTGCTGACCATCAAGAAGCGCGGCTCGGCGGTGGACGTGGACCGGCTCCGCCGTGACCTGGGCTTCGCCGGCAAGGGACGCCGGCACGGGGGGACGGAGCTGACGGTGGTGCTCACCCGGGTCGGGCGGGCCCCGACGGCACTGCTGGCCCGACCCAAAGATCTCCCCCTTTCCGAGGAACGCCAAGCGCACATCTAG
- the groES gene encoding co-chaperone GroES, whose protein sequence is MTTATKVVLKPLEDRIVVQPLEAETTTASGLVIPDTAKEKPQEGTVLAVGPGRVDDKGARVPIDVKVGDVVLYSKYGGTEVKYNNEEYLVLSARDVLAVIEK, encoded by the coding sequence GTGACGACCGCCACCAAGGTTGTTCTCAAGCCGCTCGAGGACCGCATCGTCGTCCAGCCGCTTGAGGCCGAGACCACCACCGCGTCGGGGCTCGTGATCCCCGACACGGCCAAGGAGAAGCCGCAGGAGGGCACCGTCCTGGCGGTGGGCCCGGGCCGCGTCGACGACAAGGGCGCCCGCGTCCCGATCGACGTCAAGGTCGGGGACGTCGTCCTCTACAGCAAGTACGGCGGCACCGAGGTCAAGTACAACAACGAGGAGTACCTCGTGCTCTCGGCCCGCGACGTGCTCGCGGTCATCGAGAAGTAA
- the groL gene encoding chaperonin GroEL (60 kDa chaperone family; promotes refolding of misfolded polypeptides especially under stressful conditions; forms two stacked rings of heptamers to form a barrel-shaped 14mer; ends can be capped by GroES; misfolded proteins enter the barrel where they are refolded when GroES binds): MAKILEFDEDARRSLERGVNALADAVKVTIGPRGRNVVIDKKFGAPTITNDGVTIAREVELENPYENLGAQLAKEVATKTNDVAGDGTTTATVLAQALVREGLRNVAAGASPLALKRGIDTAAGFVSDQLLKAAREVEEKEEIAHVATISAQDAQIGELIAEAFEKVGKDGVITVEESHTMGLELEFTEGLQFDKGYLSPHMVTDSERMEAVLEDAYVLIHEGKISNVQEFLPLAEKVAQTKKPLLVVAEDVEGEALALLVANKIRGTFLSAGVKAPGFGDRRKAMLGDMAALTGGQVVSEAIGLKLDSIGVEDLGRARRITVTKDATTIVDGEGDAADIEARIRQIKVEIENSDSDWDREKLQERLAKLAGGVCVLRVGAATEVELKEKKHRLEDAISATRAAIEEGIVAGGGSALVHVAKEGFDALGLTGDEATGAEALRRSLVEPARWIAENAGQEGYVVVAKVTDLPAGHGYNAATGEYGDLIAQGVIDPVKVTRSAVTNAASIAGMLLSTEALVVEKPEEEEPASGGHGHGHGH; the protein is encoded by the coding sequence ATGGCGAAGATCCTGGAGTTCGACGAGGACGCGCGCCGGTCGCTGGAGCGTGGCGTCAACGCCCTCGCCGACGCCGTCAAGGTGACGATCGGCCCGCGCGGCCGCAACGTCGTCATCGACAAGAAGTTCGGCGCGCCGACCATCACCAACGACGGCGTCACCATCGCCCGCGAGGTCGAGCTGGAGAACCCCTACGAGAACCTGGGGGCCCAGCTCGCCAAGGAGGTGGCGACCAAGACCAACGACGTCGCCGGTGACGGCACCACCACTGCGACGGTGTTGGCCCAGGCGCTGGTCCGCGAGGGCCTGCGCAACGTGGCCGCGGGCGCCTCCCCGCTGGCCCTCAAGCGCGGCATCGACACCGCCGCCGGGTTCGTCTCCGACCAGCTCCTCAAGGCCGCCCGCGAGGTGGAGGAGAAGGAGGAGATCGCCCACGTCGCGACCATCTCCGCGCAGGACGCCCAGATCGGCGAGCTGATCGCCGAGGCGTTCGAGAAGGTGGGCAAGGACGGTGTGATCACCGTCGAGGAGTCCCACACGATGGGCCTGGAGCTGGAGTTCACCGAGGGCCTCCAGTTCGACAAGGGCTACCTGTCGCCGCACATGGTGACCGACTCCGAGCGCATGGAGGCCGTCCTGGAGGACGCCTACGTGCTCATCCACGAGGGCAAGATCTCCAACGTCCAGGAGTTCCTGCCGCTGGCCGAGAAGGTCGCCCAGACGAAGAAGCCGCTGCTCGTGGTGGCCGAGGACGTCGAGGGCGAGGCGCTGGCCCTGCTGGTCGCCAACAAGATCCGCGGCACCTTCCTGTCGGCCGGCGTCAAGGCGCCCGGGTTCGGCGACCGCCGCAAGGCGATGCTGGGCGACATGGCCGCGCTGACCGGCGGTCAGGTCGTCAGCGAGGCCATCGGCCTCAAGCTCGACTCGATCGGCGTCGAGGACCTGGGCCGCGCCCGTCGGATCACCGTCACCAAGGACGCCACCACCATCGTGGACGGCGAGGGCGACGCCGCCGACATCGAGGCCCGGATCCGCCAGATCAAGGTCGAGATCGAGAACAGCGACTCCGACTGGGACCGCGAGAAGCTCCAGGAGCGCCTCGCCAAGCTGGCCGGCGGCGTGTGCGTGCTGCGCGTCGGCGCCGCCACCGAGGTGGAGCTCAAGGAGAAGAAGCACCGCCTGGAGGACGCGATCTCCGCGACCCGCGCGGCCATCGAGGAGGGCATCGTCGCCGGCGGCGGCAGCGCGCTGGTGCACGTGGCCAAGGAGGGCTTCGACGCCCTCGGCCTGACCGGCGACGAGGCCACCGGCGCCGAGGCGCTGCGCCGCTCGCTGGTCGAGCCCGCCCGCTGGATCGCCGAGAACGCGGGCCAGGAGGGCTACGTCGTCGTCGCCAAGGTGACCGACCTGCCCGCCGGGCACGGCTACAACGCCGCCACCGGCGAGTACGGCGACCTCATCGCCCAAGGTGTCATCGACCCGGTGAAGGTGACCCGTTCGGCCGTCACCAACGCCGCCTCGATCGCCGGCATGCTGCTGAGCACCGAGGCCCTCGTGGTCGAGAAGCCCGAGGAGGAGGAGCCCGCCTCGGGCGGTCACGGCCACGGTCACGGCCACTGA
- a CDS encoding sigma-70 family RNA polymerase sigma factor has translation MTSEARVLRTAVRHDESDLGDLTTLAVQGDPGAIEVLIGQVRPMVVRYCRARLGRISGQYHIADDVAQEVCIAVLSALPRYRDMGRPFASFVFGIAAHKIADALRSAVRAAVPTEDLPDGPDDRPGPEETVVRYIEAERARDLLTRLPDHQRELVLLRVVAGLSAEETGNVLGMSAGAVRVAQHRALARLRAMASEESA, from the coding sequence ATGACGAGCGAAGCCCGGGTCCTGCGCACGGCGGTGCGCCATGACGAGAGCGATCTGGGGGATCTGACCACCCTGGCCGTCCAGGGCGATCCGGGGGCCATCGAGGTGTTGATCGGGCAGGTGCGCCCGATGGTGGTGCGCTACTGCCGGGCCCGGCTGGGCCGGATCTCCGGGCAGTACCACATCGCCGACGACGTGGCCCAGGAGGTCTGCATCGCGGTGCTGTCGGCGCTGCCGCGCTACCGCGACATGGGGCGGCCGTTCGCGTCGTTCGTGTTCGGCATCGCCGCGCACAAGATCGCCGACGCGCTGCGGAGCGCGGTGCGGGCCGCGGTGCCCACCGAGGACCTGCCGGACGGTCCCGACGACCGCCCGGGGCCCGAGGAGACGGTGGTCCGCTACATCGAGGCGGAACGGGCCCGCGACCTGCTGACCCGGCTGCCCGACCACCAGCGCGAACTGGTGCTGCTGCGGGTGGTGGCGGGGCTGTCGGCGGAGGAGACCGGTAATGTGCTGGGCATGTCCGCGGGCGCGGTGAGGGTGGCGCAGCATCGGGCGCTGGCCCGGCTGCGGGCGATGGCCAGTGAGGAGTCGGCTTGA